The following are encoded in a window of Microcaecilia unicolor chromosome 7, aMicUni1.1, whole genome shotgun sequence genomic DNA:
- the LOC115475034 gene encoding olfactory receptor 5V1-like has translation MQLLLFLVFLIVYLMSLTGNLLIISTVCSDSHLHSPMFFFLINLSFLEICYVTVTVPKLLAVLIAQNKTISFMQCMIQMYLFLACTDAEIYLLTAMAYDRYVAICKPLHYTIIMNKKVCIILVLVSWTIGFLDPAPHVTLISQASFCSSNEINHFFCDMTALMTLSCSGTSVIEHINYIEGPLLCFTPLILTIISYVYIISAILKIQSAKGRQKAFSTCSSHLTVVLLFYGTTIGVYLRPKPAYSMDLNKLVSVVYITAVPLLNPLIYSLRNKELKETLRKTTRRTISIPKLI, from the coding sequence ATGCAGCTTCtcctttttcttgtgtttttgatTGTTTATCTGATGTCCTTGACAGGGAACCTTCTTATTATATCTACAGTGTGCTCTGATTCCCATCTGCATAGTCCCATGTTCTTCTTTCTTATCAACTTGTCCTTCCTAGAAATCTGTTATGTGACAGTCACAGTGCCTAAATTGTTAGCAGTGCTCATAGCACAGAATAAGACCATCTCTTTCATGCAGTGTATGATCCAGATGTACCTGTTCCTTGCCTGCACAGATGCTGAGATCTACCTTCTCACCGCCATGGCCTATGATCGCTATGTTGCAATTTGCAAACCCTTGCATTACACCATTATCATGAACAAGAAAGTCTGCATAATTCTAGTCCTTGTTTCATGGACAATTGGATTTCTAGATCCAGCTCCTCATGTTACTTTAATATCACAAGCATCTTTCTGTAGCTCCAATGAAATTAACCATTTTTTCTGTGATATGACAGCATTGATGACTCTGTCATGTTCAGGGACCTCTGTTATTGAACACATAAATTACATTGAAGGTCCACTCTTATGTTTTACCCCACTTATATTAACAATTATATCATATGTTTACATTATTTCTGCTATTCTAAAAATCCAATCTGCTAAAGGTAGACAAaaagccttttctacctgttcctCCCATCTTACAGTTGTCCTTTTATTTTATGGAACCACTATAGGTGTGTATTTGAGACCGAAGCCTGCTTACTCCATGGATCTTAACAAACTGGTTAGTGTAGTGTATATAACTGCAGTTCCACTGCTCAACCCCTTGATTTATAGTTTGAGAAATAAAGAACTGAAAGAAACTTTACGGAAAACAACCAGGAGAACTATTTCTATTCCAAAATTAATATAA
- the LOC115475035 gene encoding olfactory receptor 6C3-like, with product MGEIEKMNHTKVTEFIILGFVEFPEMQLLLFLVFLIVYLMSLTGNLLIIFTVCSDSHLHSPMFFFLINLSFLEICYVSVTVPKLLAVLIAQNKTISFMQCMIQMYLFLACTDAEIYLLTAMAYDRYVAICKPLHYTIIMNKKVCIILVLVSWITVVLLFYGTTIGVYLRPKPAYSMDLNKLVSVVYITAVPLLNPLIYSLRNKELKETLRKTTGGKVEK from the exons ATGGGAGAAATAGAAAAGATGAATCATACCAAGGTTACAGAATTCATCATTCTGGGATTCGTTGAGTTTCCTGAGATGCAGCTCCtcctttttcttgtgtttttgatTGTTTATCTGATGTCCTTGACAGGGAACCTTCTTATTATATTCACAGTGTGCTCTGATTCCCATCTGCATAGTCCCATGTTCTTCTTTCTTATCAACTTGTCCTTCCTAGAAATCTGTTACGTGAGTGTCACAGTGCCTAAATTATTAGCAGTGCTCATAGCACAGAATAAGACCATCTCTTTCATGCAGTGTATGATCCAGATGTATCTATTCCTGGCCTGCACAGATGCTGAGATCTACCTTCTCACCGCCATGGCCTATGATCGCTATGTTGCAATTTGCAAACCCTTGCATTACACCATTATCATGAACAAGAAAGTCTGCATAATTCTAGTCCTTGTTTCATGGA TTACAGTTGTCCTTTTATTTTATGGAACCACTATAGGTGTGTATTTGAGACCGAAGCCTGCTTACTCCATGGATCTTAACAAACTGGTTAGTGTAGTGTATATAACTGCAGTTCCACTGCTCAACCCCTTGATTTATAGTTTGAGAaataaggaactgaaagaaacttTAAGGAAAACAAC ggggggtaaggtagagaag